From a single Planctellipticum variicoloris genomic region:
- a CDS encoding FliH/SctL family protein — MKANAVRELGGRVAFNFDDFRKQGEEYMAQMSAEAAALLAGARKEIEALRDQARKEGRDAGRAEGLQAAHLTIEQQIAQRAEQLATQRLKTALPALQQAAAALRAERDDWLVRWESTAVELSVAVAEKLVRGLLNVEPDRVRSMFREVLQLAAGQSQVAIHLAPSDVEQLGADAAEVVRSTSGCAEARLIADPQLSPGDCRIVTQHGEIDARIETMLERITAELLGQPPAA, encoded by the coding sequence ATGAAGGCCAACGCCGTCCGCGAGCTGGGCGGGCGCGTGGCGTTCAATTTCGACGACTTTCGGAAACAGGGCGAAGAGTACATGGCGCAGATGAGCGCCGAAGCCGCGGCGCTGCTGGCGGGCGCCCGCAAAGAAATTGAGGCCCTGCGCGATCAGGCCCGTAAGGAAGGTCGCGATGCAGGTCGCGCCGAAGGACTGCAGGCCGCGCATCTGACCATCGAGCAGCAGATCGCCCAGAGAGCCGAGCAACTCGCGACTCAGAGGCTCAAAACGGCGCTGCCGGCCCTGCAGCAGGCCGCCGCCGCCCTGCGTGCCGAACGGGATGACTGGCTGGTCCGCTGGGAATCGACTGCCGTCGAGCTGTCGGTCGCCGTCGCCGAGAAACTGGTCCGGGGCCTGCTGAACGTCGAGCCCGACCGAGTGCGGTCCATGTTCCGCGAAGTCCTGCAACTCGCCGCCGGACAGAGCCAGGTGGCGATTCACCTGGCCCCCTCCGACGTCGAGCAACTGGGCGCCGACGCCGCCGAGGTCGTTCGTTCGACGAGCGGCTGCGCCGAAGCCCGGTTGATCGCGGACCCGCAGTTGAGTCCCGGCGACTGCCGCATCGTCACCCAGCACGGCGAAATCGATGCACGGATCGAGACGATGCTGGAGCGGATCACCGCCGAGCTGCTCGGACAGCCGCCCGCGGCGTAG
- a CDS encoding FliI/YscN family ATPase produces MNALVEHVRQMLPVKLTGRVTRLVGLTAAVSGFPAPQGATVELEREHGSPIDAEVVGFSGEETLLLPYGDLQGIRRGTRVRLVQSVPIAHVGEALLGRVINSRGSLIDNRGPVILPHRVGLQRKPIPPLDRPRIDTPLGTGVRAIDGLLTCGLGQRLGIFAGSGVGKSTLLGQLARGSTADVNVVVLIGERGREVREFLEKDLGPEGLARSVIIVATGDEPALLRLRSAYLGTAIAEFFRDRGKNVLLMMDSVTRFALAQREIGLAAGEPPATRGYPPSVFALLPRLLERSGRTNSGSITGFYTVLVEGDDTNEPIADTVRGILDGHIVLSRKLAHQAHYPAIDVLQSISRLMSDLVTPEHRHSSNALKQLLAAYHQSEDLISIGAYQSGTNPTVDAAIQLRPALLQYLQQEVHERNTLAESADLLQKLSRLRDAMNRRTIDKPVGA; encoded by the coding sequence ATGAACGCCCTCGTCGAACATGTGCGCCAGATGCTGCCGGTCAAGCTGACCGGTCGGGTCACCCGACTGGTGGGACTGACCGCCGCCGTCAGCGGCTTCCCGGCGCCCCAGGGGGCGACGGTGGAGCTGGAGCGGGAACATGGCAGTCCGATCGACGCCGAAGTCGTCGGATTCTCCGGGGAAGAGACGTTGCTGCTCCCCTACGGCGATCTCCAGGGGATCCGGCGCGGGACGCGCGTGCGACTTGTGCAGTCCGTTCCGATCGCCCACGTCGGCGAGGCGCTGCTGGGACGCGTGATCAACTCGCGGGGATCGCTGATCGACAATCGCGGACCCGTCATCCTGCCGCACCGGGTCGGATTGCAGCGCAAGCCCATCCCGCCGCTCGACCGGCCGCGGATCGATACGCCGCTGGGGACCGGAGTCCGGGCGATCGACGGCCTCCTGACCTGCGGCCTGGGGCAGCGGCTGGGAATCTTCGCGGGGAGCGGCGTCGGCAAGAGCACCCTCCTGGGCCAGCTTGCACGGGGCAGCACGGCGGACGTGAACGTCGTCGTCCTGATCGGCGAACGGGGTCGCGAAGTCCGCGAGTTCCTGGAGAAAGACCTGGGGCCGGAGGGGCTGGCGCGGAGCGTGATTATCGTGGCGACCGGCGACGAGCCGGCCCTGCTCCGATTGCGCTCGGCGTACCTGGGGACGGCGATCGCCGAGTTCTTTCGCGATCGCGGCAAGAATGTCCTGCTGATGATGGACAGCGTAACGCGCTTCGCCCTGGCGCAGCGGGAGATTGGCCTGGCCGCCGGCGAACCCCCCGCGACGCGCGGATATCCCCCCAGCGTCTTCGCACTCCTGCCGCGTCTGCTCGAACGGAGCGGTCGGACGAACAGCGGCAGCATTACCGGGTTCTACACGGTGCTGGTCGAAGGCGACGACACGAACGAACCGATCGCCGATACGGTCCGCGGAATTCTGGACGGTCACATCGTGCTGTCGCGAAAGCTGGCGCATCAGGCGCACTATCCGGCGATCGACGTGCTGCAGAGCATTTCCCGGCTGATGTCGGATCTGGTGACGCCCGAGCACCGCCACTCGTCGAATGCGCTGAAGCAGTTGCTGGCGGCCTATCATCAGTCCGAAGATCTGATCTCGATCGGCGCCTACCAGTCGGGGACCAATCCGACCGTCGACGCCGCCATCCAGCTCCGCCCCGCCCTGCTGCAGTATCTCCAGCAGGAGGTCCACGAGCGGAACACGCTGGCGGAATCGGCCGATCTGCTGCAGAAGCTTTCCCGGCTGCGCGACGCGATGAATCGACGCACGATCGACAAACCGGTCGGGGCGTGA
- a CDS encoding flagellar hook-length control protein FliK: protein MPTHDPIGSLFKSAGLTPVRSTPAAPQSDGTKETQQPTRGFLSSFRKVQRDAGSSRTPRPDNDNQAAAPETPRDPAAPEAREAAPVEAETPPPGAEQVVAASPSIDGLAAEASAALEAAAVVVAAVPLEVAADPDLATAVQSLPATDDAPLPIPLPETPTPRQSVSAMPSALQEWLSAKPVTTAKPAATGAAAPILPDAVIATDTAPGDATAPMPPGLQMALSAVMAAQAAAPSGTPAKTVTNAPVAPVSAIPSTPLVVAAATTTVVPLTEAGPSSNQAVPEIATVAQGLPVQTPSAIPQPVAAPVTEVASTTPALAIEKPDDEKVSTAAPEAGTPTASAASPLAIPVPAVAVPQAVQPTFVKTDDATPTMTQAAAVVPQTPAATPEIAAPAKSSASSVRTSESTPAPLEVTTAPVAEESLGKDAVAFEPIATPAESERRPATAEKSDAVPETNFPAEVSQDAAPAQPADASSLGPLTTGRNEASPVAPAAPPPVQVAPHDSRALVDTVSQLVLKSHDTGQQLSLQITPPDLGTVRIEVHSHGGVLTARLEADSPAARQLLAEHLPQLRESLQQQGANVDRIDVYQSERAAPGDGTADSGWQSSQQNRQDDAGPLLYDEEEAAEPVPAESRGSLALGELNIRV, encoded by the coding sequence ATGCCGACCCATGACCCGATCGGTTCGCTCTTCAAGTCTGCGGGGCTGACGCCGGTTCGGTCGACTCCAGCCGCTCCGCAATCCGACGGGACGAAAGAAACTCAGCAGCCGACGCGCGGCTTCCTGTCGTCGTTCCGCAAGGTCCAGCGCGACGCCGGCTCTTCGCGAACCCCGCGGCCGGACAATGACAATCAGGCCGCGGCCCCCGAGACTCCCCGGGATCCGGCAGCTCCCGAGGCTCGCGAAGCGGCCCCCGTCGAGGCCGAAACTCCACCGCCGGGCGCGGAACAGGTCGTTGCCGCGAGTCCGTCGATCGACGGACTCGCGGCGGAAGCCAGCGCGGCCCTGGAAGCGGCGGCGGTCGTCGTCGCTGCGGTTCCGCTGGAAGTTGCGGCCGATCCGGACCTTGCGACCGCCGTGCAGTCGCTCCCGGCGACGGATGACGCTCCGTTGCCGATTCCCCTGCCAGAGACGCCCACGCCCCGCCAATCCGTATCGGCAATGCCATCGGCACTCCAGGAATGGCTTTCGGCGAAGCCGGTAACGACTGCGAAGCCGGCCGCCACCGGCGCCGCCGCGCCGATTCTTCCGGACGCCGTGATCGCGACTGACACCGCGCCAGGCGACGCGACCGCCCCCATGCCGCCGGGACTGCAGATGGCCCTCTCCGCGGTGATGGCGGCCCAGGCGGCCGCGCCGTCAGGAACGCCGGCCAAGACCGTGACGAACGCGCCGGTCGCTCCGGTCAGCGCCATTCCGTCGACGCCGCTGGTCGTGGCCGCTGCGACAACAACCGTCGTCCCGCTGACTGAAGCGGGACCGTCGTCGAACCAGGCTGTCCCCGAGATCGCCACGGTCGCGCAGGGATTGCCGGTGCAGACCCCTTCCGCGATTCCTCAACCCGTCGCCGCGCCGGTGACGGAAGTCGCCAGCACGACGCCAGCCTTGGCGATTGAAAAGCCGGATGACGAGAAGGTCTCAACCGCCGCGCCAGAAGCGGGGACGCCGACAGCGTCCGCGGCATCGCCGCTGGCGATACCGGTACCGGCGGTCGCCGTTCCGCAGGCCGTTCAGCCGACGTTCGTGAAGACGGACGACGCAACTCCAACCATGACACAGGCGGCGGCGGTCGTTCCGCAGACCCCCGCGGCGACGCCGGAGATCGCAGCCCCGGCGAAGAGCAGCGCCTCGTCGGTCCGGACCTCGGAATCGACGCCGGCGCCGCTTGAAGTCACAACCGCTCCTGTCGCGGAGGAGAGCCTCGGAAAGGACGCCGTTGCGTTTGAGCCGATCGCGACGCCTGCCGAGAGCGAGCGACGTCCGGCGACCGCTGAAAAGAGCGACGCTGTTCCAGAGACGAACTTCCCGGCGGAGGTGTCGCAGGACGCCGCGCCGGCGCAGCCCGCGGATGCTTCGAGCCTGGGACCGTTGACTACCGGCCGGAACGAGGCGTCGCCGGTTGCTCCAGCGGCGCCCCCCCCGGTTCAAGTCGCCCCGCACGATTCCCGGGCGCTGGTTGATACGGTCTCGCAGCTCGTGCTGAAATCGCACGACACCGGCCAGCAGCTCTCGCTGCAGATTACGCCCCCCGATCTGGGAACGGTACGGATTGAAGTCCACTCCCACGGCGGCGTCCTGACGGCGCGACTGGAAGCGGATTCTCCGGCGGCCAGACAACTGCTGGCGGAGCATCTGCCGCAGTTGCGCGAGTCGCTGCAGCAGCAGGGGGCCAACGTCGACCGGATCGACGTCTACCAATCGGAGCGCGCTGCGCCGGGGGACGGGACCGCCGATTCCGGCTGGCAGTCTTCGCAGCAGAACCGGCAGGACGACGCGGGGCCTCTGCTGTACGACGAAGAGGAGGCCGCGGAGCCGGTCCCTGCGGAGTCGCGCGGTTCATTGGCCCTCGGCGAACTGAATATTCGCGTCTGA
- a CDS encoding flagellar hook assembly protein FlgD: MASAIENAVNAATNPASAVKTVDASKAGLNGLTSQTFLKLLITQLQNQDPTNPTDSNELLQQVSSMQSLQANIELQSTLKTVSLNQQLSSAASFLGKTIAATQNEDFVSGVVDSVRVADGKALLTVDGKEVDLTNVLWMTET; this comes from the coding sequence ATGGCATCTGCAATTGAGAATGCTGTCAACGCGGCGACCAACCCCGCGTCCGCCGTCAAGACGGTCGACGCCAGCAAGGCCGGCCTCAATGGCCTGACGTCGCAGACGTTTCTGAAACTCCTGATCACGCAGTTGCAGAATCAGGATCCGACCAACCCGACCGACAGCAATGAGCTCCTGCAGCAGGTCTCCAGCATGCAGAGCCTGCAGGCGAACATCGAGCTCCAGAGCACGCTGAAAACCGTCTCGCTGAACCAGCAGCTCTCCAGCGCCGCATCCTTCCTCGGCAAGACTATTGCGGCGACGCAGAATGAAGACTTTGTCAGCGGCGTCGTCGACAGCGTCCGCGTCGCCGACGGCAAGGCGCTGCTCACCGTCGATGGCAAGGAAGTCGATCTGACCAACGTCCTCTGGATGACGGAAACGTGA
- a CDS encoding transglutaminase-like domain-containing protein, translated as MSPRRSWIPGSLVLVAVCVSAAAGLAQDAARKPVIEREESWQVIEMLGQRVGYGRSEVAPIDEDGRSIVKSDSEVHMLFKRFGQKIAITVLIGTRETPEGDVLSFEYVTQNPPAAPSRIAGVVDGGELTLTTTVDGKAKTATRAWKPEWKSPAYQDRVLREQPLKAGDQRSFEAYLPEFAKAARIDLKAGAVETIKLLEGPDQSLQKVTVRNSLLPGIPMDMWLDDKGRALKTSTSLLGTDMITYTVSKTEALKSLDGEELDFAVGTLVKVQAIPDAYTLGEVVYKISLPSPEAVEALPDSLNQHKKPLAGNVVELRVTRERLPATAAIKSAAAEFTGPTKFLQSDDDEVRKHARAAVGDATDPVEKCRRMEKYVAETLKNKNFSTAMASAGEVARTLEGDCTEHAVLLAAMLRAEGIPSRVAVGLVYVASDPNFGGHMWTEACLDGEWHALDGTLGRGGTTAVHLKLGDSSLAEEGLSQSELFVPLVTILGKLQIEVVSVKE; from the coding sequence ATGTCGCCGCGCCGTTCGTGGATTCCGGGTTCCCTCGTCCTCGTCGCCGTCTGCGTGAGTGCGGCGGCAGGTCTCGCTCAGGACGCGGCCCGCAAACCTGTCATCGAACGCGAAGAGTCCTGGCAGGTCATCGAGATGCTCGGGCAACGCGTCGGCTATGGTCGTTCGGAAGTCGCGCCGATCGACGAGGACGGCCGGAGCATTGTGAAGTCCGATTCCGAAGTGCATATGCTCTTCAAACGCTTTGGTCAGAAGATCGCCATTACCGTCCTGATTGGAACGCGCGAAACCCCCGAAGGGGATGTCCTGTCGTTCGAGTATGTCACGCAGAATCCTCCCGCAGCGCCGAGCCGGATCGCGGGGGTCGTGGACGGCGGAGAATTGACGCTCACAACGACTGTGGACGGGAAGGCGAAGACCGCCACTCGCGCCTGGAAGCCCGAATGGAAGTCCCCCGCCTACCAGGACCGGGTGCTTCGCGAACAGCCGCTGAAAGCGGGGGACCAGCGCAGCTTCGAGGCGTATCTGCCCGAGTTTGCGAAAGCCGCCCGGATCGATCTGAAGGCGGGCGCCGTCGAGACGATCAAACTTCTGGAGGGACCCGACCAGTCGCTGCAGAAGGTCACGGTGCGGAATTCGCTGCTGCCCGGCATTCCGATGGACATGTGGCTCGACGACAAGGGCCGGGCGCTCAAGACCTCGACGAGCCTTCTGGGCACCGACATGATCACTTACACGGTCTCCAAGACGGAGGCATTGAAGTCGCTCGACGGCGAGGAGCTCGACTTTGCGGTCGGAACGCTGGTCAAGGTGCAGGCGATCCCGGACGCATACACCCTTGGCGAAGTGGTCTACAAGATTTCGCTGCCGTCGCCGGAAGCGGTGGAGGCGCTCCCCGACTCCCTCAACCAGCACAAAAAGCCCCTCGCCGGGAATGTCGTCGAGCTGCGGGTCACGCGCGAACGACTGCCGGCGACGGCCGCGATCAAATCCGCGGCCGCCGAATTCACCGGTCCGACCAAGTTCCTGCAGTCGGATGACGACGAAGTCCGGAAGCACGCTCGCGCCGCCGTCGGCGACGCGACCGATCCGGTCGAGAAGTGCCGGCGGATGGAGAAGTATGTCGCCGAGACGCTCAAGAATAAGAACTTCTCGACGGCGATGGCCTCGGCGGGCGAAGTCGCACGCACTCTGGAGGGGGATTGCACCGAGCATGCCGTGCTGCTGGCGGCGATGCTGCGTGCGGAAGGGATTCCTTCGCGCGTCGCGGTTGGCCTGGTCTACGTCGCCAGCGATCCCAACTTCGGCGGCCACATGTGGACCGAAGCCTGCCTCGACGGCGAATGGCACGCCCTCGACGGGACGCTGGGTCGCGGCGGCACGACCGCCGTCCATCTGAAGCTGGGGGACTCGAGCCTGGCCGAAGAGGGTCTCTCGCAGTCGGAGCTGTTCGTCCCGCTGGTGACGATTCTCGGGAAGCTGCAGATCGAGGTTGTGTCGGTCAAAGAGTGA
- a CDS encoding Crp/Fnr family transcriptional regulator, protein MERHWYLKRCRLFERLPPEQLARLNGVSRQKTFPKGSSVYLPSDVSQGVMLVAEGRIRLSSLTPDGKQAILAFIEPGEVFGELALVDGGTREEYAEAVVTSTVILLPGDVLQDLLLESPQFSLGITRLIGLRRRRVERRLKSLLFRSTRERLGSLLLELVEQYGRPVPEGVLIDLKLSHQDLASIIGATRESVTLLLGELHTEGLVQIGRQRVVIRAPERMARSLGLPVPDLPGTPVPRPGLASTRPAAESPG, encoded by the coding sequence ATGGAGCGGCACTGGTACCTCAAACGCTGTCGGTTGTTCGAGCGGCTGCCGCCCGAGCAGCTCGCGCGCTTGAACGGCGTATCGCGCCAGAAGACGTTTCCCAAGGGGTCGTCGGTCTATCTCCCCTCCGACGTTTCCCAGGGGGTTATGCTCGTGGCGGAAGGACGAATCCGGCTGAGCAGCCTGACCCCCGACGGGAAACAGGCCATCCTGGCGTTTATCGAGCCGGGGGAAGTCTTCGGCGAACTCGCACTGGTGGACGGCGGCACGCGCGAAGAGTACGCCGAGGCCGTGGTGACTTCGACGGTGATCCTGCTGCCGGGAGACGTCCTGCAGGATCTGCTGCTGGAGTCCCCGCAGTTCTCGCTCGGAATCACCCGGCTGATCGGCCTGCGCCGCCGGCGCGTCGAACGGCGCCTGAAGAGTCTGCTGTTCCGGTCCACGCGGGAACGGCTCGGGAGCCTGCTGCTGGAACTGGTCGAGCAATACGGACGCCCGGTTCCCGAGGGAGTGCTGATCGATCTGAAATTGTCGCATCAGGATCTGGCGAGCATTATCGGCGCGACGCGCGAATCGGTGACGCTGCTGCTGGGCGAGTTGCATACGGAAGGACTGGTTCAGATCGGCCGCCAGCGAGTTGTGATCCGGGCCCCCGAACGGATGGCCAGGTCGCTCGGACTGCCGGTTCCGGATCTTCCGGGAACCCCGGTGCCCCGTCCGGGACTTGCGTCGACGCGACCGGCCGCCGAATCGCCAGGATGA